The following proteins come from a genomic window of Nostoc sp. TCL26-01:
- a CDS encoding T3SS effector HopA1 family protein, with amino-acid sequence MQLLDFPQPQLETDVNQQLMNVLADIAHKVEIQPNFSIHHPDYKPLELPSEIIERFQKTPKEIQQKYLSLQLRSFLYGIYYNGSMQSALALDGDRNNLALDLENNTFLGVDLAFYERLHQNNCGAGYFDVGWSVLQEESDDILAVTKNGLRVHIQRNQHLQSSQKAASIGDLVAIKLPKNLVQNGFYMAVGNVGLNRIAALNSQPVTVRIYFNLTAEGAVAVMNSLTKQLNAIAIPFSFKVLYNPDDYQRYDSGVLYFDQRDYPDVKKIVQQVYDEMRSHFQPEVPLFTKRLAPGLGLAEEPNQKFGTQESFGMNRCQIVTNGLLEAWYQGENYPQKRLKAIYKQFLLLNIDLQRPYLNANSTYIY; translated from the coding sequence ATGCAATTACTTGATTTTCCCCAACCTCAGTTAGAAACTGATGTCAATCAGCAATTAATGAACGTTTTGGCAGATATTGCTCATAAAGTAGAAATTCAACCTAATTTCTCTATTCACCATCCAGACTACAAACCGTTAGAACTGCCATCGGAAATAATCGAACGTTTTCAAAAAACACCAAAGGAAATTCAGCAAAAATATCTCAGTCTACAATTACGCAGCTTTCTCTACGGTATTTATTACAACGGTTCCATGCAAAGTGCATTGGCCCTGGATGGAGACAGAAATAATCTTGCCTTAGATTTAGAGAATAATACTTTCTTGGGTGTAGATTTGGCATTTTATGAGCGATTGCATCAAAACAATTGTGGAGCAGGTTATTTTGATGTTGGTTGGTCTGTTCTTCAAGAAGAAAGTGATGATATTTTAGCTGTCACTAAAAATGGTTTGCGAGTGCATATTCAACGCAATCAGCATCTACAATCATCACAAAAGGCAGCTTCAATAGGTGATTTAGTAGCGATTAAGCTGCCTAAGAATCTCGTGCAGAATGGCTTCTATATGGCAGTTGGCAATGTAGGATTAAATCGAATTGCAGCTTTAAACAGCCAACCAGTAACTGTGCGTATATACTTCAATTTGACTGCTGAAGGTGCTGTGGCGGTGATGAATAGCCTCACTAAGCAACTAAATGCGATCGCAATTCCTTTTAGCTTTAAAGTTCTGTACAATCCGGATGATTATCAACGCTATGATTCTGGAGTTTTGTATTTTGATCAAAGGGATTATCCAGATGTGAAAAAGATTGTCCAACAAGTGTATGATGAGATGCGATCGCATTTTCAGCCAGAAGTACCTTTATTTACCAAACGCCTAGCACCAGGGCTGGGATTAGCTGAAGAACCTAACCAAAAATTTGGCACTCAAGAAAGTTTTGGTATGAATCGCTGTCAGATTGTCACCAATGGATTGTTAGAAGCTTGGTATCAAGGTGAAAATTACCCACAGAAGCGGCTAAAAGCTATCTATAAGCAATTTTTACTGTTGAATATTGATTTGCAACGTCCTTATCTCAATGCCAATTCAACATATATATATTAG
- a CDS encoding nitrogen fixation protein, with protein sequence MVENVAHKNTLCPSARPESEDSIVFGLIGGTVTEPHVVYLQQPLPVTDELIAKANPVTPAEIFRMAAPCAAKGCQHFDGHDCRLAMRIVEKLPAVVEKLPPCSIRRDCRWWQQEGKLACMRCPQVITDNYNSSEFMRQVAIPTD encoded by the coding sequence TTGGTAGAAAATGTTGCTCATAAAAACACACTTTGCCCCAGTGCTAGACCAGAATCAGAGGATAGTATTGTCTTCGGTTTAATTGGGGGAACGGTAACAGAACCTCACGTAGTTTATCTTCAACAACCACTACCTGTAACTGATGAACTGATAGCAAAAGCTAACCCAGTAACACCAGCAGAAATTTTTCGGATGGCAGCACCTTGCGCGGCTAAAGGTTGTCAGCATTTTGATGGCCATGATTGTCGTCTAGCAATGCGAATTGTCGAGAAATTACCTGCTGTTGTAGAAAAATTGCCCCCTTGTTCTATACGCCGAGATTGTCGTTGGTGGCAGCAGGAAGGTAAGTTGGCTTGTATGCGTTGTCCACAAGTAATTACGGATAACTACAACTCTTCTGAATTCATGCGTCAGGTAGCAATACCAACAGATTAA
- a CDS encoding Nif11-like leader peptide family natural product precursor: protein MSLENVKAFYGRLANDEDFRNQIQNVSDKSECSQIVKAAGYDFTSQELEEYTAYLLELGNNDGELRDLNEKELEAVFGGATAVLQLLPYLPILLYGVVPIKYLY from the coding sequence ATGTCTTTAGAAAATGTCAAAGCTTTTTATGGCAGACTCGCAAATGATGAAGATTTTCGCAATCAAATCCAAAATGTCAGTGATAAATCTGAATGTAGTCAAATAGTCAAAGCTGCTGGTTATGATTTTACCTCTCAAGAATTAGAGGAATATACCGCCTATTTATTAGAGTTAGGTAATAACGATGGAGAACTCAGGGATCTCAACGAAAAAGAGCTAGAAGCTGTTTTTGGTGGTGCTACTGCGGTGCTGCAATTATTACCTTATTTGCCAATCTTGCTATATGGGGTTGTACCAATCAAATATCTATACTGA
- a CDS encoding peptidylprolyl isomerase, translating to MKETLEKTQLLPLQKVTFPEIPPATTAEIITYLHRSCQIAEIAVKAEQDALILNICEQLHLTTTDEELQAAGDQFRLEHKLLGASETLSWLSVQRITVEDWSDGMRLSLLKQKLKELLFGEIVDNYYIQNRQNFRRVALSQILVRELTQAQQIAQAIQAENASFCALALEHSQGKQSKENGGFAGIRFFSELLPEIATAISHAQEGELIGPIQTKLGYHILRVEKLFPLELTQSLREEVLESFLQAWLQGQLNFALPSDEKL from the coding sequence ATGAAAGAAACTTTAGAAAAAACTCAATTACTGCCTCTGCAAAAAGTTACATTTCCAGAAATTCCTCCAGCAACAACAGCAGAAATTATTACTTATTTACACCGTTCTTGCCAAATTGCTGAAATTGCTGTCAAGGCTGAACAGGATGCACTAATTTTAAATATCTGTGAGCAATTGCATCTGACTACTACGGATGAAGAATTACAAGCAGCCGGAGATCAATTTCGTTTAGAACACAAATTATTAGGAGCTTCTGAGACTTTATCATGGCTTTCAGTTCAACGTATTACAGTCGAAGATTGGTCTGATGGCATGAGATTATCTTTATTAAAACAGAAGCTAAAAGAATTACTTTTTGGAGAAATTGTTGATAATTACTATATCCAAAATCGGCAAAATTTTAGACGTGTAGCTCTATCTCAAATTTTAGTACGAGAACTAACACAGGCACAACAAATAGCCCAAGCAATTCAAGCAGAAAACGCTTCTTTCTGTGCTTTAGCACTAGAACATTCTCAAGGTAAGCAATCTAAAGAAAACGGTGGTTTTGCGGGGATTCGCTTTTTTTCAGAACTGTTACCGGAAATTGCCACAGCTATTTCCCACGCCCAAGAAGGAGAACTGATAGGCCCTATCCAAACAAAACTTGGTTATCACATTCTGAGAGTTGAAAAGTTGTTTCCTCTTGAACTTACTCAATCCCTCAGAGAAGAAGTTTTAGAATCATTCTTGCAAGCTTGGTTACAAGGACAATTAAACTTTGCCCTTCCCAGCGACGAAAAGCTTTAA
- a CDS encoding nif11-class peptide radical SAM maturase 3 — MSYRRISYAVWEITLKCNLACQHCGSRAGHTRTKELSTEEALDLVKQMAEVGITEVTLIGGEAFLRPDWLEIAQAINSAGMLCGMTTGGYGITLDTARRMKDAGIKVVSVSVDGLEATHDRLRGRVGSWQWAFKTMSHLKEAGIPFGCNTQINRLSAPEFPRIYQCIRDAGVFAWQIQLTVPMGNAADNSDILLQPYELLDVYPMIARVAERAKQEGVQVQAGNNIGYYGPYERLLRGGEAWSFWQGCSAGLSALGIEADGAIKGCPSLPTSAYTGGNIRDYSLRTIIEETEELRFNLGAGTPKGTEHLWGFCKSCEFAELCRGGCSWTAHVFFDKRGNNPYCHHRALTQAERGLRERVFLQHQAKGNPFDNGEFGLIEEPINAPWPENDPLHFTADRIQWPQGWEESQPIGSLVSSSH; from the coding sequence ATGAGTTATCGCAGAATTAGTTATGCCGTTTGGGAAATTACGCTCAAGTGCAATTTAGCTTGTCAACATTGTGGTTCTCGTGCTGGTCATACAAGAACAAAAGAACTTTCTACGGAAGAAGCGCTTGATTTAGTCAAACAAATGGCCGAAGTTGGGATTACAGAAGTAACTCTCATTGGCGGTGAGGCTTTTTTACGTCCTGATTGGTTGGAAATTGCTCAAGCAATTAACTCTGCTGGGATGTTATGTGGGATGACGACTGGAGGCTATGGTATCACGCTTGATACAGCACGCCGGATGAAAGATGCAGGAATTAAAGTAGTTTCGGTATCAGTTGATGGCTTAGAAGCAACTCACGATCGCCTACGTGGTAGAGTAGGTTCTTGGCAATGGGCGTTTAAAACCATGAGCCATCTAAAGGAAGCTGGGATTCCTTTTGGTTGCAATACCCAAATCAATCGTCTTTCTGCACCAGAATTTCCTCGGATATATCAGTGCATTCGTGATGCAGGTGTCTTTGCATGGCAAATTCAGTTAACTGTACCGATGGGAAATGCTGCTGATAACAGTGACATTTTACTGCAACCATATGAATTACTAGATGTGTACCCAATGATTGCTCGTGTTGCCGAAAGAGCAAAACAAGAAGGAGTACAGGTTCAAGCAGGAAACAATATCGGCTACTATGGCCCCTATGAGCGACTGTTGCGGGGAGGAGAAGCTTGGTCTTTTTGGCAAGGTTGCAGTGCTGGACTCTCTGCACTAGGCATTGAGGCGGATGGTGCGATTAAAGGTTGTCCCTCACTACCGACATCAGCTTATACTGGCGGCAACATCCGTGACTATTCATTGCGGACAATTATTGAAGAGACAGAGGAATTACGCTTTAATTTGGGTGCTGGTACTCCCAAAGGAACCGAACATTTGTGGGGTTTCTGCAAAAGTTGCGAATTTGCTGAACTATGTCGGGGTGGTTGCAGTTGGACTGCTCATGTTTTCTTTGATAAACGAGGTAACAATCCTTACTGTCATCATCGTGCTTTGACTCAAGCAGAACGTGGTCTAAGAGAAAGAGTTTTTCTCCAACATCAAGCAAAGGGAAACCCTTTTGATAATGGAGAATTTGGTTTGATAGAGGAACCAATTAATGCGCCTTGGCCAGAAAATGATCCGCTTCATTTTACTGCTGACCGCATTCAATGGCCACAAGGTTGGGAAGAATCACAGCCAATAGGATCTTTGGTTAGTTCCAGTCATTAA
- a CDS encoding aldo/keto reductase: MKLTDLAPPQAILESEVNHGTDKYLESDLPFYRQLGRTDLTVSCLGLGGGGGISSEDTLYAFDRGINYFFYSSDLHHHIYSSMSGALRQLCGRGSSVREKVVLATVTYIKSQEMAIAALLDQFMELGIDYIDVFFWGWIGANDGSALHDCLQISPDLRGANSVYQRTIERMFETSERLKKMGVVRYIGASFHDLNIAQQWLDSPLLDVVMVRHNIAHRSAQNLIFNQLDPQDQTRQGIVTFKTAGSHTGFLGNVPTGLPQGCWQPTVPDLYRYSLTQNCVDVCLTGLTQRWEIDQAIASVQQGKLTPAEIDYLNLYGDLHRNKLKIDQVLPQQLIYQASR; this comes from the coding sequence ATGAAACTAACCGATCTTGCACCACCTCAAGCAATTTTAGAAAGCGAAGTTAATCATGGGACTGATAAATATTTAGAATCTGACTTGCCATTTTATCGGCAACTAGGGCGGACTGATTTAACAGTCAGTTGTCTCGGCTTGGGCGGTGGTGGTGGTATTTCCAGCGAGGATACACTTTACGCTTTCGACAGAGGAATTAATTACTTTTTTTACTCTAGTGACCTCCACCATCATATCTATAGTTCGATGTCTGGAGCATTGCGTCAATTATGTGGGCGTGGTTCCTCGGTACGGGAAAAAGTGGTGTTAGCAACGGTGACTTATATCAAAAGTCAAGAAATGGCGATCGCTGCTTTATTAGATCAATTCATGGAATTAGGGATTGACTACATTGATGTATTTTTTTGGGGCTGGATTGGTGCTAATGATGGGTCAGCTTTACACGATTGCTTACAAATTTCACCTGATTTAAGAGGCGCTAATAGCGTTTATCAGCGCACTATTGAAAGAATGTTTGAGACTTCGGAACGCCTGAAAAAAATGGGTGTAGTCCGCTATATCGGTGCTTCTTTCCATGACTTGAATATAGCTCAACAATGGTTGGATAGTCCTTTGTTAGATGTGGTCATGGTCAGACATAATATCGCTCATCGTTCTGCCCAAAATTTAATCTTTAATCAATTAGACCCTCAAGACCAGACTCGACAAGGTATCGTTACGTTCAAGACAGCCGGTTCACACACAGGTTTTTTAGGGAATGTCCCGACTGGTTTACCACAAGGTTGTTGGCAACCTACTGTCCCCGATTTATACCGCTATTCTTTAACACAAAATTGTGTCGATGTTTGCTTAACAGGTTTAACTCAGCGATGGGAAATTGATCAAGCGATCGCCTCAGTCCAGCAAGGAAAACTCACTCCTGCGGAAATTGATTACTTAAACCTGTACGGTGATTTACACCGTAACAAGCTGAAAATTGATCAAGTCTTACCCCAGCAATTGATCTACCAAGCTTCACGATAA
- a CDS encoding Nif11-like leader peptide family natural product precursor, which produces MSLENVKAFYSRLANDEAFRTTMQGVKSKDECSKIVKEAGYDFTQAQFEEYTTQLLEQSSDHEIRDLNEKELEAVFGGASSIIGKPIIRPLYGVIVWPPVQAMYGVVISDNL; this is translated from the coding sequence ATGTCTTTAGAAAATGTTAAAGCTTTTTACTCAAGGCTGGCTAATGATGAAGCTTTTCGCACCACAATGCAAGGTGTAAAAAGTAAGGATGAGTGTAGCAAAATAGTCAAAGAAGCTGGCTATGATTTCACTCAAGCACAGTTTGAAGAATACACCACCCAATTGTTAGAACAAAGTTCTGATCATGAAATTAGAGATTTGAATGAGAAAGAACTAGAAGCTGTGTTTGGTGGGGCTTCATCAATCATTGGCAAGCCGATTATCCGACCGCTTTATGGCGTAATTGTCTGGCCACCTGTGCAGGCAATGTATGGAGTTGTGATCAGTGACAACTTATAG
- a CDS encoding DUF4349 domain-containing protein, which yields MQTLTKSNRQSALLVSALLGGVILTSCSSVTPSANQASAPAPALETANTVAQKAEAAPIPRARPQLIKKAAITLIVNSVDESIDAVSQLITKQQGDLIGLNERQPTKGNSRHTASIQLRVPQNLLEPTLEELAKLGTIEKRNITAEDVGNQLVDFQARLTNLRQTEANLQKIMDRSGSVRDVLSVAQELSNVRQSIEQIDAQIKNLQNQVAYSTITLSLEAAVSSTSPQRAVGSQIQQTWNNSTQSLADFTISLLKLGIWLLVYSPYFLILVAGGYAIYRWRRNQLTSQ from the coding sequence ATGCAAACTTTAACTAAATCGAATCGTCAATCAGCTTTACTTGTTAGTGCCTTACTCGGCGGAGTAATTTTAACTAGCTGTTCATCTGTTACGCCATCAGCAAATCAAGCCAGCGCCCCAGCACCAGCACTTGAGACAGCTAATACTGTCGCTCAAAAAGCAGAAGCCGCACCTATACCGCGCGCACGTCCCCAGCTAATTAAGAAGGCGGCAATAACTTTGATTGTCAATTCTGTAGACGAGAGTATTGATGCTGTTTCTCAACTCATCACTAAACAGCAAGGAGATTTAATCGGGTTAAACGAACGTCAACCCACAAAAGGTAACTCTCGTCATACAGCATCTATCCAGCTAAGAGTACCGCAAAATTTATTAGAACCCACTCTAGAAGAACTAGCTAAATTAGGCACAATCGAAAAGCGTAATATTACAGCAGAAGATGTAGGTAATCAGTTAGTAGATTTTCAAGCTAGATTAACTAATCTCAGGCAAACTGAAGCCAATCTGCAAAAAATCATGGATCGTTCAGGTTCTGTGAGAGATGTACTCAGTGTTGCTCAAGAACTCAGTAATGTGAGACAATCTATTGAGCAAATTGACGCTCAAATCAAAAATTTACAAAATCAAGTTGCCTACTCGACAATTACCCTCAGCCTAGAAGCAGCTGTGTCAAGCACCAGTCCTCAACGAGCTGTAGGTTCCCAAATTCAACAAACTTGGAATAACTCTACCCAATCCTTAGCTGATTTTACTATTAGCCTACTCAAATTAGGTATTTGGTTACTTGTGTATAGTCCCTATTTTCTCATTCTGGTTGCTGGTGGCTATGCCATTTATCGTTGGCGGCGGAATCAGTTGACTAGTCAATAG
- a CDS encoding SagB/ThcOx family dehydrogenase, whose protein sequence is MPEIHQSIAQHYHERTKYDPETLAAKSQRIDWAKQPVPFKEYRIGTDIDLKPYLQETTEAFIDDPQGQWWRRLSRLLFRSYGLTARIPSMGSAVYLRAAPSAGGLYPAEVYVVSRGTPLLAAGLYNYQCRTHSLIQYWESNVWQRLQEACFWHPVLESTQLAIVVTAVFYRSAWRYEDRAYRRICLDTGHLLGNIELAAGINDYRPHLIGGFIDEAVNDLLYIDPQQEGAIAVLPLADLLDIKQNLPCGCTALPSATETHYPQIPDGELLKYFHRYTQISPSITGKLNLPAVKQERSLEDKYNFPFCSKIPTFTTPIYWGEKLSDLEITMHKRRSTRAYSGEDFTFDELKALLDFTYQPQNYIDQHLDNSPDYFDLNLIETFIVVSGIQGLEAGCYYYAPKAQELRQIRFKNFRTELHFLCLGQELGRDAGAVLFHTSDLKSAIAQYGDRVYRYLHMDAGHLGQRLNLAAIHLNLGVSGIGGFFDDQVNEVLGIPTDEAVLYITTLGKPR, encoded by the coding sequence ATGCCAGAAATACACCAATCAATTGCTCAACACTATCATGAACGTACTAAGTATGACCCTGAGACCCTTGCTGCTAAAAGTCAGAGGATAGATTGGGCTAAACAGCCAGTACCATTTAAAGAATACAGAATTGGTACTGATATCGATCTCAAACCTTACTTGCAAGAAACAACAGAGGCATTTATCGATGATCCTCAAGGGCAATGGTGGCGGAGGCTATCGCGGTTACTGTTTCGTAGCTATGGATTAACGGCGAGAATTCCTTCTATGGGTAGTGCAGTATATTTACGGGCTGCACCCAGCGCTGGAGGATTATATCCAGCAGAAGTGTATGTTGTTTCTCGTGGCACACCTTTATTAGCGGCTGGGCTGTATAACTATCAGTGTCGGACTCATTCTCTGATACAATATTGGGAAAGTAATGTTTGGCAAAGATTACAAGAGGCTTGTTTTTGGCATCCTGTTTTAGAAAGTACCCAGTTGGCTATTGTTGTCACGGCAGTTTTCTATCGTTCAGCTTGGCGATATGAAGATCGAGCTTATCGACGAATTTGTCTAGATACTGGACATCTGTTAGGTAATATCGAGTTAGCAGCAGGGATTAATGATTACCGTCCACACTTGATTGGTGGTTTCATTGATGAAGCGGTTAATGATTTATTGTACATTGATCCGCAACAGGAAGGAGCGATCGCTGTTTTACCTCTGGCAGACTTATTAGATATCAAGCAAAATTTACCTTGCGGATGTACTGCTTTACCTTCAGCTACAGAAACTCATTATCCCCAAATTCCTGATGGGGAATTGCTCAAATATTTTCATCGTTATACACAAATTTCTCCTAGTATTACTGGCAAATTAAATTTACCAGCCGTCAAACAAGAAAGATCCTTAGAGGATAAGTATAACTTTCCTTTCTGCTCGAAAATTCCCACTTTCACCACACCAATATATTGGGGTGAAAAACTTTCAGACTTAGAGATCACCATGCACAAGCGACGTTCTACCCGCGCTTATAGTGGTGAGGATTTTACCTTTGATGAACTCAAAGCTTTACTTGATTTTACCTATCAACCCCAAAATTATATTGACCAACATCTTGATAACTCTCCCGACTACTTCGACTTGAACTTAATCGAAACCTTTATTGTAGTTTCCGGGATTCAAGGATTGGAAGCAGGTTGTTACTATTACGCGCCCAAAGCTCAAGAATTAAGGCAAATCCGGTTTAAAAACTTCCGCACAGAGTTACACTTTCTCTGCTTGGGACAAGAACTAGGGCGAGATGCTGGCGCTGTACTTTTTCATACATCAGACCTAAAATCTGCGATCGCTCAATATGGCGATCGCGTTTACCGTTATCTCCACATGGACGCTGGACATTTAGGACAACGACTCAATTTAGCCGCCATTCACCTGAATTTAGGTGTCAGTGGCATCGGTGGCTTCTTCGACGATCAAGTCAACGAAGTCTTAGGAATTCCCACTGATGAAGCAGTGCTTTATATTACAACATTAGGTAAACCAAGATGA
- a CDS encoding sensor histidine kinase KdpD, whose amino-acid sequence MYKWVLPSLSEILAATQTTAVECLPTKAEQQWRISLAATEDLLIDSLSHTAPETLQGLVLTAPAPLFSQPILTQKLQTVTFSAKPFNPLALMPFQMPSTMTIAEAEVTPHESVLPLLPADPLASEQFCLVFTEKFRLVLVLTTHNDGTKAFSFSFDPEVVQQAWRSLGARVMLTNPDLFADLDLRVQQYPEIAPDYRTVLRFSQFLLHELPEDNSLMSNECRVLSEVSHPAESTYYSRLPNPPATKPDVELLQAFAHEVRTPLTTIRTMTRLLLKRRDLPANVIDRLKVIDHECTEQIDRMELLFKAAELETASAGKSANTHLTPMSLDQVLQQSIPRWQQAAQRRNLTLDVVLPQQLPTVVSNPAMLDRVLTGLMENFTRSLPPGSHIQVQVIPAGDQLKLQLSPQTHCKDTGKGSAPTTPPIRKALGQLLMFQPETGTISLNIAATKHLFQAIGGKLIVRQRPHYGEVMTIFLPLEVRSGL is encoded by the coding sequence GTGTACAAATGGGTATTGCCAAGTCTGAGTGAAATTTTAGCTGCCACCCAAACAACTGCGGTTGAGTGTTTGCCAACGAAAGCAGAGCAACAATGGCGTATTAGTCTGGCGGCGACAGAAGATTTGCTAATTGACTCTTTATCTCATACTGCACCGGAAACGCTTCAAGGGTTGGTGTTGACTGCACCAGCACCCCTATTTAGTCAGCCAATATTGACTCAAAAGTTGCAGACAGTAACTTTCAGTGCCAAACCATTTAACCCCTTGGCTTTGATGCCTTTTCAGATGCCAAGTACCATGACAATTGCAGAAGCGGAAGTAACTCCCCATGAATCGGTACTGCCTTTATTACCTGCCGATCCTTTGGCTTCTGAGCAGTTTTGTTTGGTGTTCACAGAAAAGTTTAGATTAGTATTGGTTCTCACAACACATAATGATGGTACAAAAGCTTTTTCATTTTCTTTTGATCCAGAAGTAGTACAACAGGCTTGGCGATCGCTCGGTGCGCGAGTTATGCTAACCAATCCTGATTTGTTTGCAGATTTGGATTTGCGCGTACAGCAGTATCCAGAAATTGCACCTGATTATCGCACTGTTCTACGATTTAGTCAATTTTTACTTCATGAGTTACCAGAAGATAACTCGCTCATGAGTAATGAGTGCCGAGTCCTAAGTGAGGTTTCCCACCCAGCAGAAAGTACTTATTACTCCAGACTACCCAATCCTCCAGCAACAAAACCTGATGTAGAATTGTTGCAAGCTTTTGCTCATGAAGTCCGCACCCCTTTGACCACAATTCGTACCATGACTCGTCTGCTATTGAAGCGGCGTGATTTGCCAGCAAATGTGATCGATCGCCTGAAAGTGATTGATCATGAGTGTACTGAGCAAATTGATCGTATGGAGTTGTTATTTAAGGCAGCAGAGTTGGAAACGGCTAGCGCTGGTAAATCTGCTAACACTCATCTCACACCAATGTCCTTAGATCAAGTGTTGCAACAAAGCATCCCCCGTTGGCAACAAGCAGCACAACGAAGAAACTTGACTTTAGATGTGGTTTTACCCCAGCAATTACCAACGGTGGTGAGTAATCCCGCCATGCTGGATAGAGTTTTGACGGGATTGATGGAGAATTTCACCCGCAGTTTACCACCAGGTAGTCATATTCAAGTCCAGGTAATCCCAGCTGGGGATCAACTCAAGCTACAATTATCTCCGCAAACTCACTGCAAAGATACAGGCAAAGGATCTGCACCCACAACCCCACCAATCCGCAAAGCCTTGGGGCAGTTACTTATGTTCCAACCAGAAACAGGTACGATTAGTTTAAATATTGCCGCTACTAAGCACTTATTTCAAGCGATCGGTGGTAAGTTAATTGTCCGCCAACGCCCACACTACGGCGAAGTTATGACAATTTTTCTACCTTTAGAAGTCAGAAGTGGTTTATAG
- a CDS encoding aminoglycoside phosphotransferase family protein, translated as MTLLLNSHNVVEYLAAQGLCSQSEQSLKIEPVTAKNFNLLVTFPERQLLVKQERHNQDGKVFGEFQGEWTIQELVQQFPQLHHFGSLLPELLHFDQQNSIMVFRYLDNYRDLMDFYGKENNFSCEISATIGTLLGTIHQDTFNCQEYQDFLEQNQRNFPVAQVTNLIQGWERIEPEIFGLVPADALKFFALYQRYDSLGQAIAQLGNAFTPACLTHNDLKLNNILLRKDWQQSSQCIIRLIDWERSSWGDPAFDLGTIISSYMQIWLSSLVISKSLSIEESLRLAVIPLEQLQPSIGQLSLAYLNAFPTILEHRPDFWLRVVQFVGFALIQQIHAMIQYQKSFGNTGIVMLQVAKTLLCRPEQSMSTIFGTSTAELIYA; from the coding sequence ATGACACTTTTATTAAATTCTCACAATGTTGTCGAGTATTTGGCTGCTCAAGGTTTATGCAGTCAATCAGAACAGTCACTTAAAATAGAGCCAGTGACAGCGAAAAACTTTAACTTGTTAGTAACTTTTCCTGAGCGTCAGCTTTTGGTAAAACAAGAACGGCATAATCAAGATGGGAAAGTTTTCGGTGAGTTTCAAGGTGAGTGGACAATTCAAGAATTAGTACAACAATTTCCCCAACTCCATCACTTTGGTTCTTTGCTGCCAGAGTTACTGCATTTTGATCAGCAAAACTCCATTATGGTCTTCAGATATTTAGATAATTATCGAGATTTAATGGATTTCTATGGCAAAGAAAATAACTTTTCCTGTGAAATATCAGCAACGATTGGAACTCTTTTAGGAACTATTCATCAAGACACATTTAACTGCCAGGAATATCAGGATTTCTTGGAGCAAAATCAGAGAAATTTCCCAGTTGCTCAAGTGACAAACTTGATTCAAGGATGGGAACGAATAGAACCCGAAATTTTTGGTCTAGTACCTGCTGATGCCTTAAAGTTTTTTGCTTTATATCAGAGGTATGATAGCTTAGGGCAAGCGATCGCACAATTAGGCAATGCTTTTACTCCCGCTTGTCTCACCCATAATGATTTGAAGCTGAATAATATTCTTTTGCGCAAAGATTGGCAACAATCAAGTCAATGTATTATCCGTTTAATTGATTGGGAACGTTCTAGTTGGGGAGATCCAGCCTTTGATTTAGGCACAATCATCAGCAGCTATATGCAAATCTGGCTGAGTAGTTTAGTTATTAGTAAATCTTTAAGTATTGAAGAATCACTGCGTTTAGCAGTAATACCGTTAGAACAGCTTCAGCCTTCGATTGGTCAATTAAGTTTAGCTTACTTAAACGCATTTCCCACAATCTTAGAACATCGCCCAGATTTTTGGCTGCGGGTAGTACAATTTGTTGGTTTTGCTTTAATCCAACAGATTCACGCGATGATTCAGTATCAAAAATCTTTTGGTAATACTGGCATTGTCATGCTTCAGGTTGCTAAGACCTTGTTATGTCGTCCCGAACAATCAATGTCAACTATTTTTGGTACTAGCACAGCCGAATTAATCTATGCCTAG